GTCTCTCTAGCAACAAGATCCTCGTGGGAGTCCCTGGGTGAGCCAGGTCAGCTACTGCACAGAAACAGCTACAGGGAGATGGCCAGGCCAGAGCCCCCGATGCCCCAAgagctcccctctccagccccagaccccacaggacacagagacagaggctCTTGACTgtccgggggtggtggggggggtggaggcgCAGGGGGAGCAGCCCCCCTCCCAGAGAGCCAATCCCCCACCTCACAGGTTCACAGGGCATGTCCCTGGAGcatctgggaggggggaagaggacccTGCCTGCTAGTTGCAGGCTTCCTTGGCTTTGCAGATGGCCGCCCACACCTCTACCACAAACTCATCGGGGAAAGCAAACTCGCCCAGCACCGAGTCCAATCCACGGGCAAACTCCTGAGGGCTCCGCTTCTCTTTGGAAGTTTCCACCAAGGTTGAGGCTGCAGTGAGGTGGGAggcagggtgaatgagagagagagagagaaaaaaaagaagggactggagataCCCCAAAATGCCCCCTTCCGGATCGCAGTAGCTCAATCCCCTAAGACACCCTTGCCTTTCTGTGGTTGTATCATCGTCTCACAGGACAGAACAtgaggggccggggtggggaggggaatagccATCCAGAATACCCTCCCACTCTGCTCCACCCCTTGACCTCCTCTAAAGCCCCCCAGCTCTCACCCAGCTCCACATCCCTGATGCCCATGTAGCTCTCTAGAAGATCATCCACCGTCTTGGTTGCTGCTTCTTCAAACTCACTGGGCTACataagtggggagatgagaggaaagggggtgtgggtggagggtgaggaggatcaGAGATGGAGAGCAGGAACGGCCTTGCAGAGATGAGGGGATTCctggcagtgggagggaggagaaggtggttTGGATTCAGAGGCCCTCCCTATCCCAAGCTCTCGGGGATCCCCGCCCCCACACTCACCACTTCCTCCACCGTGGCTGACCCCCGGGTCCGCAGACGCAGGGTCTCCCGCCCGCTCACCACTTTCCCCTCCCCGGGACACTTGCTGCTCTTGGTCCTCTGGCTGATCATATCTGAGGACACAAAGCAGCCTTTGTGACCAGAGGCTGCCAGCACCCCCGGGCAGAGGAGGGCCGCCGAGATGAGATCGGGCATCCATATCTGCCGGCTTGCTGGAGCTGCATGCTCCCTGGTTGAGTGGATCCGGAAACCCCGAGCCTCTCCCTTTCAAAAACTCAAAAACTTCTTTCCCTGTCTCCGACAGGGCCATTCTAGAATCCAGACCTGCTTGGGAAccacctctcctcctgcccctaccAGGTGACTCTAGAATTCCCTCCCACCTGGACAGTGCCATCTTCTATACGACCACTCTAAAGCTGCCTCACTCCCTCTACTGCATCTCaaacaccccctcctccttccagcaATTCTAGAACGACTGTGGAATTATTCCCAACTCCACCAGATGGGACTCACCCCACCCAATCTTtctctaggccagtgctctgggACCACCCCGCCTCTGTGCTCTGGATTCTTCTTTGAGTGTTCCAGAACTGCTCTGGAACCCTCCTTCCCTGGCCGACCAAAGCACCCTGGAATGGGTTTGGCTCCCCAAATGACTCCGGAGCCCATCCTTTGGGACGGCTCTGCTCCCCAGATATCCCTCCAGGAAGCTACCTCCTTtccacctcccccccgccccccgacccccttgCCCACCCATGGGGCAGAAGCTGACCAAAGGCCCGTTTGGGCTGCACGAGCCGCAGGGTAAAGGGCTGGGCCTTGGGCAGCTCACGCAACATCTTGGCCACTTCGTAGTGGCGGTAGCCGACGATGGTCTGGTCGTTGATGGCCTCGATGCTGTCGCCCACGCATACTGCTGCAATCCGGTTGATGATACTCCCCTCCTTGATCCTCTGTGGGCAGCAGGCAGCGGGCTCGGTAAGGggacccccccccttccccctccaaggGGCTCCCCCTGGAATCCCTGCCCCAGGGAAGCACTTCAGGAGGCTGGATTGCCTTGGCTTCCCCCAGCTCCCATCCAAGGGATTCCCAAGCTCTTCAGAGCAGGGATACAAACCATGGTGCTCAGCAACTCTAGAAAAGTGCCCAGGAGCACCCGGAAGTGGAGAGAtagagctctccctccctctgggaggggagagagttagGGTGGGTGAGgaaaaataggagagagaatagaataaaaggagaaaaggacTCTGGAGTGGTTAGCCCTGGGGCCACGTAGAACAGTCCTGAGGTGGGGGCaggtcgggggtggggagagggccagGCTCAGCCGCACCTTGATGAAGGCGTAGCCGGCCCCATTGTCTGTGATAGTGAGGCCCAACGCATCCTCTGTCTTGGTCACTTCCACCTCCTTGGTCTCTCCCCGGACGTGGGCAAAAATGAAGTCTTCCAGACCGATCTGGCCCCCCAGCAATTTTTGCATGTCTACTTTGTGGCTGTTAAGAGTGCAAAACAAGAtctgcccccccacccagggGAGCCACTGATTAGCCTTGGAGAAGAGGGGCTCCTTGGCCCCACTCCCCTGACCCCCTCACCGCCCCAACACacaccatcctcctccccatccctctggtaTTCAGCTGGCTCTTGGCTGGGGCCCCGGGGATCCGTGAACTGCCCCACTCCCAGGTCTGAGCCAAAGGCTGAGGAGACCGGGGCCCTTGGAACAGATTGGGAGGATGGAAGGAGAGTGGGCGACCTGGAGCCGCCAGGTGtcgggaggagtgggaagaggctgcAGCTGGCCAGCCCGAGTAGGGAGAGGGGAGCCTGCCCCAAGGGATGGTAGGGAAGGGTTTCAGAATCGGAGTTCAACCAGCAGACCAGGCAGATCTAACTGCACATCGGTTTGGGATCGAATAGCGTTGGCTGGCGGTCGGTCACCAAAGACTCCTGGTTTGTGTCCCCCTGGGGGTGGCGGCCCCTTCCAGGCTGTCCCGACAGCCCTCCCAGCTCTGCGCAGCCCCGGCAAATCCCTCGTCGAATCCggtcatcccctccccatctcccgaccCTGTTCCAGGATTCCCCTAGGCCCACTCCGGTCAGGGCCAGGAGAGAGAGCCCCCgcctcccaccgcccccccccccccaccccaaggtcCTGGGGCTCACTCACTTCCGTGGGCGAGATGCTGAAGACCTCAGCAATCTTGGCATACAGTTCCTTGACGTTAGTGAAGCCTTCGATCTTCCCCGTGGGGCTGCCGTGGGCCAGCTGGGTGTGGAAGACCAGGCGGGGCCGGACCCGGGGGGTTGAAGGAGGcagggctgaggggctgggagcagCAGTGCTGGCTGAGgaagggggttggtggggggcctCAGGCTCAGCCCCCCGAGGCTCCTGGTCCCCCCTACTCTCCatgggctgctgctgctccctCAGCCTGGGCCCGGATCTCAGCAGGCCGCCGGATCCTCAGGACTTCCTGCCTCGCCgccgacgcccccccccccccaacccccctctccgtccccagcTGACAGATGAGCTCCTGGCCCCGTAAACTGAGCTTCGAGGTCTGGGGCTGGAACCGGCGCTGGGAACCCAATCTGCTTCTGCCAGGTAACCTGAGTAGCCTCTGTACGAAGCTATGGCCAGAGTGGGGTGGGAACTGGGGGCCCAGGTGGGTAGGGCGGGGCTCCCCTGGAGATGGGGAAGTGCCAGATGCTGCCCTCCCACCTGAGGCCTGCCACCCAAGGGGCTGAAGCTGCTTGGAGATGGACTTGAGCTGGCGCCGCCCACTCATTCCCCATGGAAGAAGTCAGGGAGGTGACCGCACCCTGGCCCACTCCACTTTGCGGGACCGCTCAGGCTCCAGGCCAGCCCTCTGGGGGGGTCTGACCTGGAACCAGAGCCAAAGAGTGACCTATATCTGGGCGGGGAGGCCCAGGGActccagggagagaggaagggggctgttcctctgcttcccgttgccgggggcagggggaggacagcagcagcagcgcaGAAAACCGACTCTAGAATGGGCAGGAGCAGTGTTGGTTCTTGCCGAGGAGCCCAAGGGAGCGCCCTCCAAGTCCTGAAGCAGGGACCCTGTTTTCCTCCCTCAAGCCCCACCCTTCTCGCCTTATTGCCCTCCCGGCTTTCTCACCCCCAAGAAGGCACCCGATAGGCCAGTCCCCACTCACATGACTTTCAGGTTTCGTTTATTTCATTTAAAGTCAATGGCTACAATCACAGCTGTCCCCTCCAGGGAGAGGCCTGATTCCCCCTGAGAAGAGAGTCCAGTTCCTGCCCCTACCGCAGGCCCCAGAGGTAGGGTTCAGGTGGAGGGACTGGATAGGCACGTGGCTACAGCGGGAGAGGGAAGCTTCCAGGAAGCCCAAGAGATGGAGGGGCCTAGTGGGAGGAAGGTGATCCCAGCatctgggagtgtgtgtgtgaggggagcTTAAATGTGATTGTGATGCAGGTCTGGGAGATGTGTGAGAGGGTAATGTGTTTGCATACATACTACATGTATGTGTGCAAGgagaatcatcaatggtatttattgagcccttactatatgctcagcacttactaagcacttgggagagtacaacagagttagcagacaactGAGCTAGTGTGAAGCAGTAATCACTTCAGTGTCACGATtaattcaggatttttttttaaagaacattGAAATGGTGGGGTTGGGAATGGGACTCCAGCCCTTCTGGTTGGGGAGGGCAGGCAGCTAAGAGATCCAGGCTGGCCCCAGCCAATCAGAGGGCAACGGGGCCCTGGGCACTAGGGGGGCAAAAGATACCCCAGAATGGGCTTTGAGCAGTGGCTGCCTCTACTCTCCTCCTTCAAGGGGTTGGGAGGCGGCGGCGCACACATAGGGGAAGCGAGAAATTACCTAGATTTAGGCCTAGCGTTCAGTCCAGGTTCTGGGCAAGTGGTTGAaacccacagataataataataatgttggtatttgttaagcacttactatgagccaagcactgttctaaacactgggggagatacaaggtaatcaggttgtcccacgtggggctcacaatcctaatcctcattttccagatgaggtaactgaggccgggagaagttaagtgacttgcccaaagtcacgcagctgataagtggcagaggcggaattagaacgcacggcctttgactctcaagcccgggctctttccactaagccaagcggcTTCTCGACACTGTGAAGTCCTGGTGGGCAGTgattacgtctaccaactccgttttattgtactttcccgaacgGTTAGTCCAGtacgctgcacaaagtaagggctcggtaagtgtcactgattgatgaggaaggggagggaagagaggtcgGTTGCCCGCTTTAAAGATATGCCCCCAGAGCTACCACCTACGACCACTAGGGGGCGCACACGA
This sequence is a window from Tachyglossus aculeatus isolate mTacAcu1 chromosome X2, mTacAcu1.pri, whole genome shotgun sequence. Protein-coding genes within it:
- the GIPC3 gene encoding PDZ domain-containing protein GIPC3, translating into MESRGDQEPRGAEPEAPHQPPSSASTAAPSPSALPPSTPRVRPRLVFHTQLAHGSPTGKIEGFTNVKELYAKIAEVFSISPTEILFCTLNSHKVDMQKLLGGQIGLEDFIFAHVRGETKEVEVTKTEDALGLTITDNGAGYAFIKRIKEGSIINRIAAVCVGDSIEAINDQTIVGYRHYEVAKMLRELPKAQPFTLRLVQPKRAFDMISQRTKSSKCPGEGKVVSGRETLRLRTRGSATVEEVPSEFEEAATKTVDDLLESYMGIRDVELASTLVETSKEKRSPQEFARGLDSVLGEFAFPDEFVVEVWAAICKAKEACN